In a genomic window of Gossypium arboreum isolate Shixiya-1 chromosome 9, ASM2569848v2, whole genome shotgun sequence:
- the LOC108455085 gene encoding uncharacterized protein LOC108455085: MGKEFKVKRKWKICCAVTAILIIVIAVVLVTLAFTLFKPKDPKIIPQSVTLKGFRLVVFPSITGNLSLELAVTVDNRNYGGFDYDNSTAYINYHGNLVAEAPIGKDTIRPRSKHNVSASVIIFADRLAADDNFLKDFFAGVFNFTSSTLLQGKVNVLNIFKLKASSSSSCNITVFIQNQTADSAGGEYALNHGSSSSSSEPHLTSSGSDGIGFDSENNVTFAPSGPGSQGGSISDSSSNPPSSAMYEVSLPVDVVGSTSSLLVDVS, encoded by the exons ATGGGAAAAGAGTTTAAAGTCAAAAGAAAATGGAAGATCTGTTGTGCAGTCACTGCGATTTTAATCATCGTCATCGCGGTTGTTTTAGTTACTTTAGCATTCACCCTTTTTAAACCCAAAGACCCCAAAATCATCCCTCAATCGGTCACCCTCAAAGGCTTTCGTTTGGTCGTTTTCCCTTCTATAACAGGAAACCTTTCGTTGGAATTAGCTGTGACTGTTGATAATCGAAATTACGGAGGTTTCGACTACGATAACTCTACCGCTTACATAAACTATCATGGGAATTTAGTAGCCGAAGCTCCAATCGGAAAGGACACGATCCGACCTCGGTCGAAGCACAACGTTAGTGCGTCGGTAATCATCTTTGCCGATAGGTTGGCCGCCGATGATAATTTCTTGAAGGATTTTTTTGCCGGGGTTTTCAATTTTACGTCGTCGACACTGTTGCAGGGCAAAGTGAATGTGTTGAACATCTTCAAGTTGAAAGCTTCGAGTAGTAGCAGTTGTAATATCACAGTTTTTATCCAAAACCAGACAGCTGATTCG GCTGGAGGCGAGTACGCCCTGAATCacggatcttcttcttcttcatctgaaccCCATTTAACGTCTTCAGGTTCAGATGGAATAGGCTTcgattcagaaaataatgtaACTTTTGCACCATCCGGGCCGGGCTCTCAAGGTGGATCCATATCAGACTCATCATCCAACCCACCATCATCTGCAATGTACGAGGTCTCCTTGCCAGTGGACgtcgtagggagtacatcatcTCTTCTTGTGGACGTTTCGTAA
- the LOC108454185 gene encoding uncharacterized protein LOC108454185, giving the protein MVCEKCQKKLSKVIVPDKWKEGASNTNESGGRKINENKLLSKKRRWTPYGNTKCIICKQQVHQDGKYCHTCAYSKGVCAMCGKQVLDTKLYKQSNV; this is encoded by the exons ATGGTGTGCGAGAAGT GTCAAAAGAAGCTGTCGAAGGTGATCGTGCCGGATAAGTGGAAGGAAGGTGCCAGCAACACAAACGAAAGCGGTGGCCGGAAAATTAACGAGAATAAACTCCTCTCTAAAAAGCGAAG GTGGACTCCTTATGGAAATACTAAGTGCATCATTTGCAAGCAGCAAGTGCACCAAGACGGCAAGTATTGTCACACTTGTGCTTATTCCAAAG GTGTATGTGCGATGTGTGGCAAGCAAGTGCTCGACACCAAGCTTTACAAGCAGAGCAATGTATAA
- the LOC108456152 gene encoding probable dolichyl-diphosphooligosaccharide--protein glycosyltransferase subunit 3B — protein MAISYIHLFILSFVSISRFLEISKAGAESELVADLLTLQSQSESGVIHLDDRTVSKFITSTKTPRPYSLLIFFDAILLHDKSDLRLPVLVHDFALVASSFIANHNGSNTKLFFCDLEFRESQSSFKLFDVNALPNIYLVGPDAESLKDDTEQMEQSGFTRLTESLVEFIESRTQLTVGPIHHPPIISKKQMVLIIGFLLIWSPFAARKIVAGETMFHNPRIWLSGAIFVYFFSVSGAMHIIIRKMPMFLMDREDPNKLIFFYRGTGIQLGLEGFMVGFLYTIVGLLLAVVTHVLVYVKDLKTKRIGMLFSIFVSFWAVKQVIFLDNWKTGYAIHGFWPSRWN, from the coding sequence ATGGCGATTTCTTATATTCATCTCTTCATACTATCGTTCGTTTCCATTTCTCGCTTCCTTGAAATTTCAAAAGCTGGAGCGGAATCGGAGCTTGTAGCCGATCTTTTAACCCTTCAATCGCAATCAGAATCGGGTGTTATCCACTTAGACGATCGAACCGTCTCGAAATTCATCACTTCCACAAAAACCCCTCGTCCTTACTCCCTCCTCATCTTCTTCGACGCCATCCTATTACACGACAAATCCGACCTCCGCCTCCCTGTGCTCGTCCACGACTTCGCCCTCGTTGCCTCTTCTTTCATCGCCAACCACAACGGTTCCAACACCAAGTTGTTCTTCTGTGACCTCGAGTTCCGTGAATCCCAATCCTCGTTCAAACTCTTCGACGTCAATGCCCTTCCCAACATCTACCTCGTCGGCCCCGATGCGGAATCCTTGAAAGACGACACAGAACAAATGGAACAGAGCGGTTTCACCCGACTGACGGAGTCGCTCGTCGAGTTCATCGAGTCCAGGACTCAACTCACCGTGGGTCCAATCCATCATCCACCCATCATTTCGAAGAAGCAAATGGTTCTGATCATTGGGTTTTTGTTGATTTGGTCCCCTTTCGCCGCTAGAAAGATCGTCGCCGGCGAAACCATGTTTCACAATCCAAGAATTTGGCTTTCCGGTGCCATCTTCGTTTATTTCTTCAGCGTCTCGGGGGCAATGCATATTATAATAAGGAAAATGCCCATGTTTTTGATGGACAGGGAGGATCCAAACAAATTGATTTTCTTTTACCGAGGAACAGGGATACAGCTTGGATTGGAAGGATTCATGGTGGGTTTTCTTTATACAATTGTGGGATTGTTGCTTGCAGTGGTTACCCATGTCCTTGTTTATGTTAAGGATTTAAAGACCAAGCGTATAGGAATGCTGTTTTCGATTTTCGTATCTTTTTGGGCTGTAAAGCAAGTGATTTTCTTGGACAATTGGAAAACAGGGTATGCGATTCATGGATTCTGGCCTTCCAGATGGAATTAA